In a single window of the Gloeocapsa sp. PCC 73106 genome:
- a CDS encoding alkaline phosphatase: MAKNVIIMIGDGMGWEPARAAAIARQIEEGQAGNNLRDFYTQGTGQGLNFQTLENYSLATTYGTTIANENGRFSTGVSALDNSSSLTGNSLIRPGFEFSPEFNPGTEADGGALVVDGATGNLVGYDPLRGGVNPWTPGNDPEYIKHSYPDSANTATTLYTGVKSYNNAIGVDIFEQPLESILATANKIGKSTGLVSSVPIDHATPGAAAANVNRRNKYDDEFPSLDNILQQELREFQPTVLLGGGHPLSSVDEAPLPEGVEPDFTYITPETYSELSNNPQSNIYGYNFLERGNDAAQRLLANAATVDPEAGERLLGLYGARGQNGNLPVAGARGDFSPTGFDQFSLFSSTSGENQIPTPDLERPLAPGETDEEFIATERNENPTLNDLTTAALDVLEDDNEGFWLMVEGGDIDWALHDNNLDNLIGNVNQFDQAVGTVIDWIDNNGGWEENLLIVTADHDHYMTLNQNFPQLLRTQGAEALTYEAHQPNTAGHYFGSENDIKYGWGSHSNRPVPIYYQGSGSEVLDSLIGQGYQAYGNDVPGVDNLNDQIHIYQTMYAAVTNGAPPVPVPPVPDPNLQEIIPDEPTIRYAESGGDFLEAGTNEIIIGGDGNDFVDASVGGGDNRIYGRDGNDTLLGGFNGLLVGDRGEDAIYAGNGGNTLIGGPGRDQFWIAYGSIPNTANIITDFVPGTDVIGFSGLSDASTFEDLSIVASGSDSRILLTDTFLVIAVLENVQPESLTDQSFVFV, translated from the coding sequence ATGGCTAAAAATGTAATTATCATGATTGGCGATGGCATGGGCTGGGAACCTGCTCGCGCTGCGGCGATCGCTAGACAAATTGAAGAAGGACAAGCTGGAAACAACTTAAGAGACTTCTATACCCAAGGAACAGGACAAGGACTAAACTTTCAGACTCTAGAAAACTATAGCTTAGCTACAACATACGGCACTACAATAGCTAATGAGAACGGAAGATTTAGCACAGGAGTATCTGCTTTAGATAACTCCAGTTCTTTGACTGGTAATAGTCTAATTCGCCCAGGATTTGAATTTAGCCCAGAATTTAATCCCGGTACTGAAGCTGATGGGGGAGCACTTGTAGTCGATGGAGCAACCGGAAATCTGGTAGGATACGATCCCCTTCGAGGAGGTGTTAATCCTTGGACACCCGGAAATGATCCAGAGTACATCAAGCACAGCTATCCCGACTCTGCCAATACCGCGACTACTTTGTACACTGGGGTAAAAAGCTACAATAACGCCATTGGTGTTGATATTTTCGAGCAACCGCTAGAATCAATTTTAGCGACGGCTAACAAAATTGGTAAATCCACCGGCTTAGTATCATCCGTACCTATAGACCACGCTACTCCAGGGGCTGCCGCAGCTAACGTAAATCGCCGTAACAAGTACGACGACGAATTTCCTTCTTTAGATAACATTTTACAACAAGAATTAAGAGAGTTTCAACCAACAGTTTTACTAGGTGGAGGTCATCCTCTTTCTTCCGTTGATGAAGCACCTTTACCCGAAGGAGTAGAACCAGATTTTACTTACATCACACCAGAAACCTACTCAGAACTGAGTAATAATCCCCAAAGCAACATTTATGGCTATAATTTCCTAGAAAGGGGAAATGACGCCGCTCAAAGACTATTAGCCAACGCTGCAACAGTTGATCCCGAAGCAGGTGAAAGACTACTCGGTCTTTATGGAGCGCGGGGTCAAAATGGCAACTTACCGGTAGCAGGGGCCAGAGGAGACTTTTCACCCACAGGTTTCGACCAATTCTCTCTATTTAGCTCAACTTCGGGAGAGAATCAAATACCTACTCCTGACTTAGAAAGACCTTTAGCACCAGGAGAAACTGACGAGGAATTTATCGCGACCGAACGCAATGAAAATCCCACTCTCAATGATTTAACCACAGCCGCATTAGATGTACTCGAAGACGATAACGAGGGGTTTTGGTTAATGGTCGAAGGTGGAGATATTGACTGGGCCTTACACGATAACAATCTCGACAATCTTATCGGTAACGTAAATCAGTTCGATCAAGCCGTCGGTACAGTAATTGACTGGATTGACAATAATGGTGGCTGGGAAGAAAACCTATTGATTGTCACAGCGGATCACGACCACTACATGACTCTCAATCAGAATTTTCCGCAACTTTTACGTACTCAAGGAGCAGAAGCTTTAACCTATGAGGCGCATCAACCCAATACCGCCGGTCATTACTTTGGTTCCGAGAATGACATTAAGTATGGTTGGGGAAGTCACAGTAATCGCCCTGTTCCAATTTACTATCAAGGAAGCGGTTCAGAAGTACTTGATAGTCTAATCGGACAAGGTTATCAAGCTTATGGAAACGATGTCCCAGGAGTTGATAACCTCAATGATCAAATACACATTTATCAAACTATGTACGCAGCCGTGACCAACGGTGCTCCCCCAGTTCCCGTTCCTCCAGTTCCCGATCCCAATTTGCAAGAAATAATTCCGGATGAACCCACCATTCGCTACGCCGAAAGTGGCGGAGACTTTCTGGAAGCGGGCACCAATGAAATTATTATTGGTGGTGATGGGAACGATTTTGTCGACGCTTCCGTAGGTGGAGGTGACAATCGCATTTATGGTCGTGATGGGAACGATACTCTTTTAGGAGGCTTTAACGGCTTACTCGTAGGAGATCGAGGCGAAGACGCAATTTACGCCGGAAACGGAGGTAATACCCTTATTGGTGGTCCAGGAAGAGATCAATTCTGGATCGCCTACGGTAGTATTCCAAATACAGCTAACATTATTACGGATTTTGTTCCGGGTACTGATGTTATTGGGTTCTCCGGATTATCTGACGCTTCAACCTTTGAAGATTTGTCCATAGTAGCCAGCGGTTCTGATAGTCGTATTCTTTTAACAGATACTTTTTTAGTCATAGCTGTCCTTGAAAATGTTCAACCTGAAAGTTTGACCGATCAGAGTTTTGTTTTTGTCTAA